The following are encoded in a window of Microbacterium sp. LWO13-1.2 genomic DNA:
- a CDS encoding D-arabinono-1,4-lactone oxidase: MSIERNWAGNLEYRAAGVSHPESVDELRALIATGGQTRILGTRHCFNDIADTAGALIALDRMPATYEVGAARDSVRVAGALRYGDIASRLEDEGLALANLASLPHISVAGAVATGTHGSGDGIGALSTAVRGLSIMTASGDIRTLARGDEGFDGAVVSLGALGAVLEVTLDVEPTYQIAQHVFEHPSWDAILADLGAVTGAGTSVSIFSTWQQTDVADQIWIKQRVAATRADARAGQSQRDDLAARLGAAAAEGKRHPILGVDPEACTEQGGVAGAWFQRLPHFKLEFTPSAGAEIQSEYLVPRTDAVAAIEAVRSLADRIAPLLLVNEIRTVKADELWLSSSSGTDAVGLHFTWKPDEAAVREFLPTLEAALPASARPHWGKVFTLDGAAVRARYPRWDDFAALAASCDPERRFVNEYLERLGL, encoded by the coding sequence ATGAGCATTGAGCGCAACTGGGCGGGCAACCTCGAGTATCGAGCCGCTGGAGTGTCACACCCGGAGTCGGTCGATGAGCTGCGCGCGCTGATCGCGACCGGTGGCCAGACCCGGATTCTCGGCACGCGTCACTGCTTCAACGACATCGCTGACACGGCGGGCGCGCTGATCGCGCTGGATCGGATGCCGGCGACGTACGAGGTCGGCGCAGCACGGGACTCGGTCCGGGTCGCGGGTGCGCTCCGTTACGGCGACATCGCATCACGACTCGAAGACGAGGGGCTCGCGCTGGCGAACCTCGCCTCGTTGCCGCACATCTCGGTCGCCGGTGCGGTCGCCACCGGTACCCACGGATCCGGTGACGGGATCGGCGCGCTGTCCACTGCCGTGCGCGGCCTCAGCATCATGACCGCATCCGGCGATATCCGCACGCTCGCGCGCGGCGATGAGGGTTTCGACGGGGCGGTCGTGAGCCTCGGCGCTCTCGGCGCGGTGCTCGAGGTCACGCTCGACGTCGAGCCGACCTACCAGATCGCTCAGCACGTCTTCGAGCATCCCTCATGGGACGCGATCCTCGCCGACCTGGGCGCGGTCACCGGCGCCGGAACCAGCGTCAGCATCTTCTCGACGTGGCAGCAGACGGACGTCGCCGACCAGATCTGGATCAAGCAGCGGGTCGCGGCCACCCGGGCGGATGCTCGAGCCGGGCAGTCGCAGCGCGACGACCTCGCCGCTCGTCTCGGCGCGGCGGCCGCCGAGGGCAAGCGGCACCCGATCCTCGGCGTCGATCCGGAGGCGTGCACCGAGCAGGGCGGCGTCGCCGGTGCCTGGTTCCAGCGGCTGCCGCACTTCAAGCTCGAGTTCACGCCCTCCGCCGGAGCAGAGATTCAGAGCGAGTACCTGGTGCCGCGGACCGACGCCGTCGCGGCGATCGAGGCGGTCCGCTCGCTCGCCGACCGGATCGCGCCGCTGCTGCTGGTGAACGAGATCCGCACGGTCAAGGCGGACGAACTCTGGCTGAGCTCCTCCTCCGGAACGGATGCCGTGGGCCTGCACTTCACGTGGAAGCCCGATGAGGCCGCCGTCCGGGAGTTCCTCCCGACCCTCGAGGCGGCGCTGCCGGCATCCGCTCGCCCGCACTGGGGAAAGGTGTTCACCCTCGACGGCGCCGCGGTGCGTGCCCGCTACCCGCGCTGGGACGACTTCGCCGCGCTCGCCGCGTCGTGCGACCCCGAGCGTCGGTTCGTGAACGAGTACCTGGAGCGCCTCGGTCTCTGA
- a CDS encoding Gfo/Idh/MocA family oxidoreductase yields MSAPLNGDFATLADSAAPVRIVLVGAGGMGRAWLGTILANPATELVGVVDLDTALAETAVSDAGLQPGEGGVLVGTSVSEVARATGADAVVNVTVPVAHHPVNTEALFAGLPVLCEKPIAPTVAQALSLAATAEASGQLLMTSQSRRYYASIAAFREQIASLGRLGSATTEFFKAPHFGGFRDEMPHVLLVDMAIHAFDAARFLLGSDPVSVYCEEFNPPWSWYAADAAATAVFEFEGGVRYTYTGSWCADGLETSWNGMWRVNGEHGSAAWDGDTAPQRQLAPQNGVPAAIETPTAMATVPAEIAGSLVEFVGALRDGRVPSGEVHANVLSLAMVEAAVRSAESGTRVAIAEVLEQAYAQAVSDEPRDDVRQALVAWGAAADGLT; encoded by the coding sequence ATGAGTGCACCGCTGAACGGAGACTTCGCCACGCTCGCGGACTCGGCAGCTCCCGTCCGAATCGTGCTCGTCGGGGCCGGAGGAATGGGCCGCGCGTGGTTGGGGACCATCCTCGCGAATCCGGCCACCGAGCTCGTCGGCGTCGTCGACCTCGATACCGCGCTCGCCGAAACAGCCGTCTCTGACGCCGGGCTGCAGCCGGGCGAGGGCGGCGTGCTCGTCGGGACCAGCGTCTCGGAGGTCGCCAGGGCGACCGGTGCCGACGCCGTCGTGAACGTGACCGTTCCCGTGGCCCACCACCCGGTGAACACGGAGGCGCTGTTCGCCGGACTGCCGGTGCTCTGCGAGAAGCCGATCGCGCCGACGGTCGCGCAGGCGCTCTCGCTCGCGGCGACGGCCGAGGCCAGTGGACAACTGCTCATGACCAGCCAGTCACGGCGGTACTACGCCTCGATCGCCGCGTTCCGTGAGCAGATCGCGTCCCTGGGAAGGCTCGGATCCGCGACGACCGAGTTCTTCAAGGCGCCGCATTTCGGTGGTTTCCGCGACGAGATGCCGCACGTGCTGCTCGTCGACATGGCCATCCACGCCTTCGACGCCGCGCGCTTCCTCCTCGGCAGCGACCCGGTCTCGGTCTACTGCGAGGAGTTCAACCCGCCGTGGAGCTGGTACGCGGCCGACGCCGCGGCCACCGCGGTCTTCGAGTTCGAGGGAGGCGTGCGCTACACGTACACCGGCAGCTGGTGCGCCGACGGACTGGAGACGTCGTGGAACGGCATGTGGCGGGTCAACGGTGAGCACGGTTCGGCCGCCTGGGACGGCGATACGGCGCCGCAGCGCCAGCTCGCCCCGCAGAACGGCGTGCCAGCGGCGATCGAGACGCCGACGGCGATGGCCACCGTGCCCGCGGAGATCGCCGGGTCCCTCGTGGAGTTCGTCGGCGCCCTACGCGACGGCCGCGTACCGTCGGGAGAGGTGCACGCGAACGTTCTGAGCCTCGCGATGGTGGAGGCCGCCGTCCGCTCCGCCGAGTCGGGGACGCGCGTCGCGATCGCCGAGGTTCTGGAGCAGGCGTATGCGCAGGCGGTCTCCGACGAGCCGCGCGACGATGTCCGCCAGGCCCTGGTCGCCTGGGGCGCTGCTGCGGACGGGCTCACCTGA
- a CDS encoding ThuA domain-containing protein has translation MSDTRATPIRVLVWGENRHEQLEEKVRAIYPDGMHTTIKEGIEEYLGAEAIVTTTTLDEPEHGLTEEVLAATDVLVWWGHAAHHEVSDEVVERVHQHVLAGMGLLVLHSGHWSKIFGTLMGTSCTLRWRSEEDREIVWTVDPTHPIAQGIPHPFIIPAQEMYGEFFDVPAPDELIFLSTFTGGEVFRSGMTYKRGFGKIFFFSPGDQDYPVYHHEHVRRVLANGVRWAVTLRPERAVPVLLRYETEDFYNGRGYQGALVR, from the coding sequence ATGTCCGACACCCGAGCCACCCCCATCCGGGTCCTCGTCTGGGGCGAGAACCGCCACGAGCAGCTGGAGGAGAAGGTCCGTGCGATCTATCCGGACGGCATGCACACCACGATCAAGGAGGGCATCGAGGAGTATCTCGGCGCCGAGGCGATCGTCACCACGACGACCCTCGACGAGCCGGAACACGGCCTGACCGAGGAGGTCCTCGCCGCGACCGACGTGCTCGTCTGGTGGGGGCATGCCGCGCACCACGAGGTCTCCGACGAGGTCGTCGAGCGCGTGCATCAGCATGTGCTCGCCGGCATGGGCCTGCTCGTCCTGCACTCGGGCCACTGGTCGAAGATCTTCGGCACGCTCATGGGCACCAGCTGCACGCTGCGGTGGCGTTCCGAAGAAGACCGTGAGATCGTCTGGACGGTCGATCCCACCCACCCGATCGCACAGGGCATCCCGCACCCGTTCATCATCCCCGCGCAGGAGATGTACGGCGAGTTCTTCGACGTCCCGGCGCCGGACGAACTGATCTTCCTCTCGACCTTCACCGGCGGTGAGGTCTTCCGCTCCGGCATGACCTACAAGCGCGGCTTCGGGAAGATCTTCTTCTTCTCGCCCGGCGATCAGGACTACCCCGTCTACCACCACGAGCACGTGCGCCGCGTGCTCGCGAACGGCGTCCGCTGGGCCGTGACCCTGCGCCCGGAGCGGGCCGTGCCCGTGTTGCTGCGCTATGAGACCGAAGACTTCTACAACGGCCGCGGTTACCAGGGAGCCCTCGTCCGATGA
- a CDS encoding carbohydrate ABC transporter permease: protein MTTTSIVTGGAQRRRPFDPAGARRRPGPRRHLGYTFIGIVILAIMLFPVYWMVNASLQPSGNTLTGDFFPVNPSFAGYEKAFADQGGHLLTSLAISLGTVVLTLAIAAPAAYALAQFRFRWISIALLVILIAQMIPGIVIANALYSAYNDLGMLNSIPGLILADASHAIPFAILILRASMQTIPPSIVEAARVDGAGLVRAFVSIVVPVSRNALITAGLFAFLFSWSDFLFALTLTTTEDVRPVTLGIYQYLGSQVSNWSAVMATAVLSSLPAILLLVIAQRFIAAGATGGAVK, encoded by the coding sequence ATGACCACGACCAGCATCGTCACCGGCGGGGCCCAGCGGCGTCGGCCGTTCGATCCGGCCGGCGCACGCAGGCGACCCGGCCCGCGGCGGCACCTGGGCTACACGTTCATCGGCATCGTGATCCTCGCGATCATGCTCTTCCCCGTCTACTGGATGGTGAACGCCTCGCTGCAACCGTCGGGGAACACGCTCACGGGCGACTTCTTCCCCGTCAACCCCAGCTTCGCCGGCTACGAGAAGGCGTTCGCCGACCAGGGCGGCCACCTCCTCACGAGCCTCGCGATCTCCCTCGGGACCGTCGTGCTGACCCTCGCGATCGCCGCCCCGGCCGCCTATGCACTCGCGCAGTTCCGCTTCCGGTGGATCAGCATCGCTCTGCTCGTCATCCTGATCGCACAGATGATCCCTGGCATCGTGATCGCGAACGCCCTCTACTCGGCCTACAACGATCTCGGCATGCTGAACTCCATCCCCGGGCTCATCCTCGCCGACGCCTCGCACGCGATCCCCTTCGCGATCCTCATCCTGCGGGCGTCGATGCAGACCATCCCGCCATCCATCGTCGAGGCCGCACGAGTGGACGGAGCCGGCCTGGTCCGCGCGTTCGTCTCGATCGTCGTACCGGTGAGCCGCAACGCGCTGATCACGGCCGGCCTGTTCGCCTTCCTGTTCTCGTGGAGCGACTTCCTCTTCGCCCTCACCCTCACCACCACCGAGGACGTGCGACCGGTGACGCTCGGCATCTACCAGTACCTCGGCTCGCAGGTCTCGAACTGGAGCGCCGTCATGGCGACCGCCGTGCTGTCATCACTGCCCGCCATCCTGCTGCTCGTCATCGCCCAACGGTTCATCGCGGCCGGCGCCACCGGCGGTGCCGTGAAATGA